TCCCCCAACCACACTGAGCACCGATTTTAACCAGTTTCCAGACACCGCGTCCGACGACTTTGCACTGCTAGGACGGAATGACAAGTTCATGGAGAATGTGAGGTACAAAGCTAAGAGCCACCACACAGCACCGGCCCGGGAGGCATCTCCCCCCAAACAGCAGAGGCTGCAGGTCAGTGTGGGTTAATTATACTTGTATAAATTAGCAGGAAGATCTGTGTATCTCTTATTAACAtaccatacatacatgtacgtggTATTAGGTGTTTTTCATTGGTTAATTTATAAGTTAAAAAGTTAAcagataattttataaatgttttacagaaGTCTTCTTTGTGCCACTTGCTGCATAAGTTACACTTACCCCTCCATTCTACTTTTACTGTTCAATTTTACCaggaaaaagaaaacagaaGGAAGGCCCCTAAACCAACACCTGCCCCATTTGTGGATACAACCAAGTTCCGACAGCAATCCAAGGCTGAGGAGCAACAGCCCAGCACCCCCCTGACCCCCCGCAAGGAGAAGAACGAGAGCTCCAGCTTGTACAAGGAGGTCGCACTGAGAGAGAAGGAGGCGGCCCTCAGACAGAAGTTCAGTAAGCTGGACAGAGAGGGCGGGAGGAAGACGGCACCGAGCGCGCTCAGACAGAGCAAGGAGCAGTACAGTAAGACCATCGACGACAATCGCATGGAGTCGGCCGTCAAATCCTGGGTCAAGGATAAAAACGTCGACAGCATGAACGAGTTCGCCCAGACCAACTTGGATAAAGGCATAGCAGATTCTGCACCTGAAGCTCCTGTATGTGGTCTTTTCTATTTAACACAACATAGTTATTCATGTAAAGTAGCATCACTTTTTCTTAAACTCTTATCTACTGACAAAGGCATTTATTAAAAAGTTCCATCCCAGTTTTTATaaatctatgtaaaaatttggttgcaatcaaaatttttgtgacaattcaatttttctttcattaaataCAACAAGAATTAAGATAAACTATGTTCCTAAATGGGAAAAGATTGCACAAATTTTCCAtgcttatttatttaagtacatgtatataacaactTGCTTGACCAATCCAGTAGTCTGTTACTGTATATGAAGAAATTGAATTATTCTATCAATAGAAACTTGTTTCCTTTGAACTGAAAGCTCCAGTTGCAATTATCATGCGATATTTTTTCTTCACCATGGTTGCAGGCTGATTATGCTCTGAGATACAAGACCGGGGTATCAGTCCCACGACCACGCAGACACAAGTTCTCGGAATATCAGAAGTCATTTAGCTGGAAAGACGGAGCCAAAGCCTCGCCTGTGTTAGCAGCAGAACAGGTATCCCAGAATTCCCCCAGTTTTGCTTTGTGGGGCCATGTGTTCTAATCTGCAACTtctgatttcttttaaataaagttttgtttgactttaatccaCATAAATTTGGTTTACCAGtagtttaattttgattatgCTGCAAGAATGTAATGTTTAATAATTCAGCTGTGATGTGTTTTGCTTACTTTAGGCAGTCATTGCATCCGAGAGTAAAAACAAGGTGGTGTATTAGTACATTAGTACCTAGTTAGATACTTGATCCGATACTGTATTCACTAACAGCATGACCTGGGGTACTCTGCATGTATTTGTGTTACAGAACTCTTGATTCTGGTCATTTATAAGCTGTACTTGTATacacagtaaaacttgtttacaCTGACTGGTACATTCGGAGACTTGTCATCTGTTCTTCCATAGAAGCAgaaattttctttgaaagaaaaatttttctgtgttttaaggaggctgggtggtcaacattaaccatcagatccatcttgaaattttagttatacttttttttcccaTAAACTAATATTTAGtcagagaaaaaaatccaaataatttcgctttaaaatttgaatatttccctgtatctTTATACAGAGTTCTTCATCTAAAGGAGGTTAGTACAACCTAAACATGGCCACGACCATCAAGCtctcttgaaatatttttaatgggattaaattttgttttcttaatgataaaaaaagcaaacaaattaatttttttgctaGGGATTAAAAATTGGCTGAATAATACACATGTTTTAGgaaccaaataaaaaatatttattcctcAATGAATATTTTGGCTTTCTAGTAATTCTTATACCTTTTTATGTTACAGCAGTAACCATGGTAACAGCATTTGTGAAAGTTTAGTTACTGTACTTACTTGTTTAAGATCTGGAGACAAGTTGTACAGAATAATGATATGTCTATGTGAACAAGTTTTGCTGTGTTTATACAGGAGATCTtttctgttatttattttaagtttcgttatatttatagagaaaaaaaactcaTCTGTACAGTTAACAGATGTTTCACAGAATCTGTTTATTTAGATATGCGTGTATCATTCTATTGTTGATTTTACTAGCTATATTTGGACTAACCCAACATTTAAAATAGATAGTCTTCTTTACTGTACCATAGTTATGTTTTACATTTTCTccttttaaattaatatgtaaaaagaaaacccaAATACATACActgtgataaaaaataaattaggtAAGATAAaagcttgtacatgtatatacacgttatgaaattgtatcaattATGGTATTTTGCATGGCATTTATATAAGCTGTATACCTTAAATATTCCCTGCTTGAATATAAAATGCTTTTAATGTATGCTGTTTGGTGCTTTCCTCAAGAAGACAGATTAATAATGTTACACCTGATTTTTCTTGGCCTTTTTCTTGACTTCTTCGTGTAATGGTCTAGTACAGTTTTGTTTCCATTATGTTACAGGTTGTGTATAACAGTAACCCTGCCTTGGTCCCTCCCCAGAAATCTTTCGTTAAGGACAGTGAATATGCGGCTCAGTTTAAGCAGTACAATGCTATGCCGGTCAGCAGTGATGACCTCAAGGCCATTCCAAGGGCAGAGAAAccaaggtcaaaggtaaagtGTCAACAAACCAATGAACTTTCACCTCAAGTTCAGATATTTAGATTGAAGTGACTATATTATCTCTGTTAAGATTGATGATTTGATTTTCATCTCTCAATGAACAATGAATATGTGAGAATTATTACCAGTAGTATGTTATAATTAACAGTTTTAACTCTTCTTTAGGTCAAAAGGAGCAAGAGTACTGGAGGTAAGAAATAAGAACTTGTGCAGTTTAGCAATTTCATCTGCCTATTTTCTTGTTGAGAGAAATGACAGTATTAAATCATAAGTATATTAAATTCTGATTGTTATAACTACAGTAGTTCAAATCTTTGTATTGATATTTGTGATTtccaatttgttttaaatttcccATCTTTGACCAGTCTACCTGTGTTATTTCAGCTCTGCGAGTGGACAAGAGACCAGCAGCAGGAAGTGGTCCCCTGATCACCCCCGACAACAAACGACAGACCATCGAGTCTGAGCTCCAGGGGGAGCCCCAGGAGGCCCCCAGCTCACCCCCTATACACCAGGGAAAGCTCAAGTAAGGTCCCAGTTTTACTTCACTCAACACAAAATCTTGACCAATAAACTTAAGActcttttttaaacaattttttttcttttttgttatataGGCGACCTAGAAGTGAATATACTTCAAACTTTCGATCTCCCACCAAGTTCCAGTATGATGGGGCTTGGCATGGTGCTGACCCCCCTCACTTACAGCCCACTAGGGTAAGTGTCTGCTTCATTGCCCTGTAGGCTAACTGTGCTGGGCACTGAGTATGTGTGAACGTGTGAAAACTGAAGATCACATTTTCGTAAATATTGTTCATGCACTTTTCATATTAATCTTCGCACTGTCCCaggtttaaaattttgcattGTCTCCCAAACACCTTGCATGGTACTGTAaatcacttttatttcatgagATTTAATTTGCAATCTAGGATaccaaattttatgaatttattcaCAGGACATTTTATTCCTGGCAATTTAATGATTAGGAGATTTAACTTTAATATGCCTTGGTAAAACGGTTCAAAAGCAAGTCATGGATCTCTGAAAATTGAATGTACCTGTAAATATAGTTCTGCATATGAAAATGATTTACAGTACAATTACCAGCTGTGTGAAACTGGTGTGTACCGGTATTTGCTAGGAAATAGCACTGCTAATATACCTGAACTAAGCTGTTTGATGATTGGctatttgtaaatgcatgtgATGTTTGATGTCCACACTTGTTTTGTTAGGAGCCAGAAAAAGAGAAGCCTGTGAAGAAGGTAGGATGTTCAAAAATGTCACAGAGTACACATAGAACAATactacagtgtacatgtaaaatagttTATTGAAGTAGAAGACCTCTATAGAGTATAGTCTTTATAATTAATGAAGccttaaattaatatattcactGATATGAACATGAATATATTGTAATACCAATATCTTAAATACATATATCAATGTAAGttcatttcattttgtcttcTACTTGAACTTTCTAAAAAATGAGCTCAAgcatattttaatacaaaatatctactACTTTTATGATATGCATGGACACACTTATTTTCTTTGtgttataaattcaaatttacatgtacatgtaatgatatcTGAGGATTTTCTCCtcaatttgaataaaatattaactacatgtatgtttaatataaatCTGGATATCACTCTTGTAAAGCttatatgaatttaaatgaatttttttttttgagcaTTTACCCATGAAgggctttttttaaatataaaattcatgcaCATAATTTAATATACACCATTTTCCTTTGTTGCACAGAGTGGTCCTGTAGAAGATTCGGCTCCCGCCTTGTCAAACTGGTTTGCGGAAGTCATTGAACTGCGTCGTAAAGCTGCAGAGTATAAAAAACGAGCCCAAGGAACTCACTTCTCTCGTGAACACCTCGTCCAGCTCATAGCTCAACAGAATCAAGCTTGGGACAACTTGAGTACCGCTCGCAGTGGGTCTAGCACGCTGTCAGCCCTCTCCCTCGAGTCTGGAGCCAGTGCCAAGTTAAGAGCTCAGTAAGTTGTACTGCATTTATTCTTGTCTTACACCATGCTGTTTTGTCGCATTATGAGCAGTAATGAGTACAGGTATTCTCatgtaatgtgatttttttttaccatggaatgtgatttttttttctgttgttttgcAATGTGTTGAGTTTTCATTTGCTTTTGGGTGATGATTTATGCTAGGGTTTGTTGTGATGTTtactgtttatatattttttaaggtgTTGTTGAGTTTGAATTGTTATAAAACGATTTTGATGTCtgtaaaaaaatagttttgtaaaatttcaaacatttaaaataattttgtacatTCATGCACAACTTTTCAGGGAGAGTGTAGAAAAGCAAAAGGAGACAAACCTTGATTTGGAGAAACCAGTTcttacaaatataaaacaaattgaaacTGAGTGTCCTATCAAAGATGTATCTTATGATTATAATAAGATCAAAACAATGTCGGAGGGAAAGGATGGTTGCTTAATCCAGCTTCCTCAAAAACTGGAAGTTAACGAATATAGGCTTCAGACCAAAAACTTATATCCTgataaaatggaaaataaattatttgaaaaacaaagcAGGAAAATAGAATTATCAGAAAAACCACTGCTAAAGATTGAAAACACTGATACAAATAATGAGACCTTAGACAACGAATTATGTAAGGGGGTCAgaaaatctaatgacaaaatGCAGCAGTTAAAAGCTGACCCCGTTGTTATGGAGACAAAATTCAACAACAAACTGAGACTGGAGACCAAGAAAGAAAACACCAACCATCGCAATGTGAAAACCAAATCTAAGAAAGTGTATGTTGTTAATCACCTGTAGCTTATAGCATCTTCTGATAGCATCTCCAATTTTCTTAGAATGCCATACAATATAATTCAGATATACTGATATATGTAACTCTATATAGCATGCAGAAAACCTGTAGTATTACATCAAAgcaatgttacatgtattccttATAGTTAGTTTTGAATTACCAGTATTAGGCGTTTAGAAGGAGTCCTAGCAGTGCTGTTTGTTACTACACGTATAACCAGAATTatgttataaattattttttttcataattttgcaTGTGATGCAACTTTTGCCAAGGATGTTAAAGTCCAACTCATGACATAAACACAAAGACTTCTAATTAACCAAAGGTACCTTGGCAATTGTTACCTTTTGTTGGGCAGGTGTTTATCTGCTAGATTAGTCTTTCCTTGCAAAGATTTCTTAACATGCTTTTTATCTAAAGGCATGGCatgatttttatatatcaatatgCATTCATGACTCTTGTCAGTTTCCAAATGCTTTCAGTCAAGATTATATTGAATATGTGTAATAGCATGTTGAAACACCATGACAATTCTGCTTCTTTTTTGGTAGTAAATCCTTATTGAATTTCAAATTGCATATAGTTTCTAacagtaaaaatataaaattcagaatAATGAAAAATAGTCCTTTTGATACAAGCCAACTAAATTTGGAAATATATGAATCTCTTTATCTTCATgggtaaaaaaaactttgtaatTTGTCCATTCtgtacatttatgtaaataaacttcTATGAACAGGGAGATGGCAAATAAGATTGAGGATGATGTTTCGTTGATGGCTCATGAGGGATCAGATGAGGAGCAAGGGAAACCAGACTTTGTACCAGAAAAACACATGGACCTCACCACTAAGCAGAGGTATAAGAAGAGCCAGTCCAGGAAGAAGGCGTGGCAGGAAATGGATGAGAGCAGGTAGGGGTAAAAGTAGAACAAGAAGGTTATCATGACTGAtacaaataaacagaaaaaagtgCATAAAAAACagcaatacatgtagtttttcgTTGGTAGAGAGAATTTAGcagatttttatcaaaaaagatgcatgaaaatttgatttacagtatatacatgatatgcattttattatattatctagtttttggggaaaaaaaagggaaaatgaTGATCCATAAAAATGTTGTGAGAAATAAGAATAATATCAGAATATAACACATTTCATACAGGGACTACGGACAAGATGACCTTTCTTTGATGGTTCAGGAGGGATCTGAAAGGAGAGCAAAATCAAGAGGAAGGAAGAAGCATAGGAGTAGGAGGGCTAGGAGGAGGGAGCAGGAGGAGGCAAGGTAGGATCAAAGTAGGATGTTAGTACGAGAATTTTGTAACTGTATGACAAaggtatttacatgtagttctttGATTGAAATGTGAGCATCGGTACAAAGTGCCCTTTAATTGTAGCTCAGATGTACACAAAATGTGTTGTTATTCTAGGATATTGGTacaaagtttcatgtaaatgaAGGACATATGTACACAAAAGGACATTAGAATAAAGAGTCCTTGATGTAAAAATCAgtacataaaaaatgttttagatgtAGGACTGGTGTATTTATTTACCTGTACGCTGGTTTGTAGGttcttattttacaattttaaaaaaaattccatttaacAGTGAGGTTACTCCAGATTTCCCCTCAGACACTGGCCGGATCCCCACCCCCAAAATGAGATCCAAGAGTGCGGGTGCCAGACACCACCTGGACAGGACCACACCCGTTGTGGGAGGGGCCATGCTGTCCTCACCCCCCAGACCAGAGAAGAAGTCTCCAGTGAAAGTCAGCAGGTCTTGGTGCACCCCACAAGGTACAGAGACGGGTCTCTTGTTGATGTACTTGTAACTCTTTAATAGGGGTAGATTGAttgaatgtaatttatgtaactTCTGGTTGCTGATGATACTATAGAGCAATTATCTTTTAAgtgaataaaattaattttagagTTTTATGATAATCTTGTCTTTAATAGGTGTATTTActtgttatgtaaatttttaaaaaaatgtcatttctgGTCCACTGAAACAATTTCAGTAACTATTTAGAGTCATAGAACATAACATAACATAGAAGAAGTCTTcagcaaattaatttttttgacatttgcaaCCCTATTTTAGCAACAATATATTTAGGTTTTGAATTGAAATCATTGAGagttctttatttttcagatgTTTATGATGACGAAGTTAGCACAGTTCTTAGCAGTGACAGATTTGAACCAGTTGTTGGACAAAAGTTAGCAAAGgtaaatgtatatgcatgtacatgtagttaaaaaaatttgtcttaattcacatattttgtaaagaaattctgtacagtttttaaacccttttttttactttgtgttTTCATTCAGAAGTAGAGCTTGAgattggatttaaaaaaaaaatgctttcaaTGCTTTATGACATGGcctgtattaataaaaaatgcGTACATTTTTCATTAGACATACGATGTAAAGAAAGGACCTTTAGCAACCACGCCCACTTTTGGTCTGGCATCCAAGGACACCCACTTCCTGCGAGACGACGAGGTCAGTGTGGACAAGCCGCTGGAGACCGTGTTTGTGGACAGTCCGGCCAAAGTCCGCATGACCGGCAATGGTGGGTAGTGATTACTGATCTCCACTAGTGTCATTTAATGACGATGAAAGTgatgataattttgataaagttATAATGAAGCTCGAAACTGGATTGTGaaaaaaatttggatatttATGATGTAGAACGTCATCAgtctaaacatttaaaaataagttcATGCTCATTTAATAAGCGTCAATGTTTAGAATTAATTATTTATGTTCTTTTGTGTTCTATTTCATAGTCTCAAGTGGAGATGAAAAACCAGCCAGAAAAAGCAAGAAACCCACCAAGTTTGAGGCTCAGCGAACAATCAAGGAAGGATATGGACAAACCTACAATAAACCCATGGTGTGGGGCATTGACGGGGGTAAGTAGTTTATACATGATAAATTGGTCTGTAAAAATGCTTACTAAATACATTGGGAAATATTATCATAGAGGTACTGAAGACAAGTGTAAAATGGCAGTTTCTCTGTAATTTTGTACCATAGGATATGTTGAAATCATGTGGATTTGAATTTTAGACATGAAATGATGAAGATTTCTTTCAGAAAATCATCACTATAGCAAAATTTGCATGAGTGTACAAAGGGATAGAAGGCCACAAGTTAAATctgatttgtttaatttcagGAATGACCATTCCGCGGATTGAGCCAGATGACGATGCGCTGTCATTATCCGTGAGATCCATCGCCTCTAGCTGTTCACTGGCCTCCGAAGTTTACGAAAGGGCCCAAAAACGGACTCAGGAATTCTGGGGGAAAGATGGGATTGCATCACGATAAAACCATAAACCAGTGTGCTATACAAGCAGAACTGTGATATCTGAATACCTTGTAGAGATCTTTATTCATCAGCAGCTAGAGTTTATTAATCTTTTGGTATCCGTCCAGTATTGTCACAATCCTCACGATTATGGGCCGACACTTAATGAATGATAGacaaatgatacatgtactagacAAATGATACTTGACAAATGATGGCTAGAGTGAAGTGAGAGAATATGTT
This genomic window from Crassostrea angulata isolate pt1a10 chromosome 8, ASM2561291v2, whole genome shotgun sequence contains:
- the LOC128160174 gene encoding nuclear protein MDM1-like isoform X4; amino-acid sequence: MPVHFKTEYKQNYLPVQSRKSASFHPLPEQAADPAGRESTKTGTVMEPPLQRKKRCTGPPTTLSTDFNQFPDTASDDFALLGRNDKFMENVRYKAKSHHTAPAREASPPKQQRLQEKENRRKAPKPTPAPFVDTTKFRQQSKAEEQQPSTPLTPRKEKNESSSLYKEVALREKEAALRQKFSKLDREGGRKTAPSALRQSKEQYSKTIDDNRMESAVKSWVKDKNVDSMNEFAQTNLDKGIADSAPEAPADYALRYKTGVSVPRPRRHKFSEYQKSFSWKDGAKASPVLAAEQAVIASESKNKVVYNSNPALVPPQKSFVKDSEYAAQFKQYNAMPVSSDDLKAIPRAEKPRSKVKRSKSTGALRVDKRPAAGSGPLITPDNKRQTIESELQGEPQEAPSSPPIHQGKLKRPRSEYTSNFRSPTKFQYDGAWHGADPPHLQPTREPEKEKPVKKSGPVEDSAPALSNWFAEVIELRRKAAEYKKRAQGTHFSREHLVQLIAQQNQAWDNLSTARSGSSTLSALSLESGASAKLRAQESVEKQKETNLDLEKPVLTNIKQIETECPIKDVSYDYNKIKTMSEGKDGCLIQLPQKLEVNEYRLQTKNLYPDKMENKLFEKQSRKIELSEKPLLKIENTDTNNETLDNELCKGVRKSNDKMQQLKADPVVMETKFNNKLRLETKKENTNHRNVKTKSKKVEMANKIEDDVSLMAHEGSDEEQGKPDFVPEKHMDLTTKQRYKKSQSRKKAWQEMDESRDYGQDDLSLMVQEGSERRAKSRGRKKHRSRRARRREQEEASEVTPDFPSDTGRIPTPKMRSKSAGARHHLDRTTPVVGGAMLSSPPRPEKKSPVKVSRSWCTPQDVYDDEVSTVLSSDRFEPVVGQKLAKTYDVKKGPLATTPTFGLASKDTHFLRDDEVSVDKPLETVFVDSPAKVRMTGNVSSGDEKPARKSKKPTKFEAQRTIKEGYGQTYNKPMVWGIDGGMTIPRIEPDDDALSLSVRSIASSCSLASEVYERAQKRTQEFWGKDGIASR
- the LOC128160174 gene encoding nuclear protein MDM1-like isoform X3: MPVHFKGKSEYDRNYKWLDSFKSKSFNPTIEQIAPPAGCESIELGTVMEPPLQRKKRCTGPPTTLSTDFNQFPDTASDDFALLGRNDKFMENVRYKAKSHHTAPAREASPPKQQRLQEKENRRKAPKPTPAPFVDTTKFRQQSKAEEQQPSTPLTPRKEKNESSSLYKEVALREKEAALRQKFSKLDREGGRKTAPSALRQSKEQYSKTIDDNRMESAVKSWVKDKNVDSMNEFAQTNLDKGIADSAPEAPADYALRYKTGVSVPRPRRHKFSEYQKSFSWKDGAKASPVLAAEQAVIASESKNKVVYNSNPALVPPQKSFVKDSEYAAQFKQYNAMPVSSDDLKAIPRAEKPRSKVKRSKSTGALRVDKRPAAGSGPLITPDNKRQTIESELQGEPQEAPSSPPIHQGKLKRPRSEYTSNFRSPTKFQYDGAWHGADPPHLQPTREPEKEKPVKKSGPVEDSAPALSNWFAEVIELRRKAAEYKKRAQGTHFSREHLVQLIAQQNQAWDNLSTARSGSSTLSALSLESGASAKLRAQESVEKQKETNLDLEKPVLTNIKQIETECPIKDVSYDYNKIKTMSEGKDGCLIQLPQKLEVNEYRLQTKNLYPDKMENKLFEKQSRKIELSEKPLLKIENTDTNNETLDNELCKGVRKSNDKMQQLKADPVVMETKFNNKLRLETKKENTNHRNVKTKSKKVEMANKIEDDVSLMAHEGSDEEQGKPDFVPEKHMDLTTKQRYKKSQSRKKAWQEMDESRDYGQDDLSLMVQEGSERRAKSRGRKKHRSRRARRREQEEASEVTPDFPSDTGRIPTPKMRSKSAGARHHLDRTTPVVGGAMLSSPPRPEKKSPVKVSRSWCTPQDVYDDEVSTVLSSDRFEPVVGQKLAKTYDVKKGPLATTPTFGLASKDTHFLRDDEVSVDKPLETVFVDSPAKVRMTGNVSSGDEKPARKSKKPTKFEAQRTIKEGYGQTYNKPMVWGIDGGMTIPRIEPDDDALSLSVRSIASSCSLASEVYERAQKRTQEFWGKDGIASR
- the LOC128160174 gene encoding nuclear protein MDM1-like isoform X9; translation: MPVHFKGKSEYDRNYKWLDSFKSKSFNPTIEQIAPPAGCESIELGTVMEPPLQRKKRCTGPPTTLSTDFNQFPDTASDDFALLGRNDKFMENVRYKAKSHHTAPAREASPPKQQRLQEKENRRKAPKPTPAPFVDTTKFRQQSKAEEQQPSTPLTPRKEKNESSSLYKEVALREKEAALRQKFSKLDREGGRKTAPSALRQSKEQYSKTIDDNRMESAVKSWVKDKNVDSMNEFAQTNLDKGIADSAPEAPADYALRYKTGVSVPRPRRHKFSEYQKSFSWKDGAKASPVLAAEQVVYNSNPALVPPQKSFVKDSEYAAQFKQYNAMPVSSDDLKAIPRAEKPRSKVKRSKSTGALRVDKRPAAGSGPLITPDNKRQTIESELQGEPQEAPSSPPIHQGKLKRPRSEYTSNFRSPTKFQYDGAWHGADPPHLQPTREPEKEKPVKKSGPVEDSAPALSNWFAEVIELRRKAAEYKKRAQGTHFSREHLVQLIAQQNQAWDNLSTARSGSSTLSALSLESGASAKLRAQESVEKQKETNLDLEKPVLTNIKQIETECPIKDVSYDYNKIKTMSEGKDGCLIQLPQKLEVNEYRLQTKNLYPDKMENKLFEKQSRKIELSEKPLLKIENTDTNNETLDNELCKGVRKSNDKMQQLKADPVVMETKFNNKLRLETKKENTNHRNVKTKSKKVEMANKIEDDVSLMAHEGSDEEQGKPDFVPEKHMDLTTKQRYKKSQSRKKAWQEMDESRDYGQDDLSLMVQEGSERRAKSRGRKKHRSRRARRREQEEASEVTPDFPSDTGRIPTPKMRSKSAGARHHLDRTTPVVGGAMLSSPPRPEKKSPVKVSRSWCTPQDVYDDEVSTVLSSDRFEPVVGQKLAKTYDVKKGPLATTPTFGLASKDTHFLRDDEVSVDKPLETVFVDSPAKVRMTGNVSSGDEKPARKSKKPTKFEAQRTIKEGYGQTYNKPMVWGIDGGMTIPRIEPDDDALSLSVRSIASSCSLASEVYERAQKRTQEFWGKDGIASR
- the LOC128160174 gene encoding nuclear protein MDM1-like isoform X1 — translated: MQIKKLNISGKSEYDRNYKWLDSFKSKSFNPTIEQIAPPAGCESIELGTVMEPPLQRKKRCTGPPTTLSTDFNQFPDTASDDFALLGRNDKFMENVRYKAKSHHTAPAREASPPKQQRLQEKENRRKAPKPTPAPFVDTTKFRQQSKAEEQQPSTPLTPRKEKNESSSLYKEVALREKEAALRQKFSKLDREGGRKTAPSALRQSKEQYSKTIDDNRMESAVKSWVKDKNVDSMNEFAQTNLDKGIADSAPEAPADYALRYKTGVSVPRPRRHKFSEYQKSFSWKDGAKASPVLAAEQAVIASESKNKVVYNSNPALVPPQKSFVKDSEYAAQFKQYNAMPVSSDDLKAIPRAEKPRSKVKRSKSTGALRVDKRPAAGSGPLITPDNKRQTIESELQGEPQEAPSSPPIHQGKLKRPRSEYTSNFRSPTKFQYDGAWHGADPPHLQPTREPEKEKPVKKSGPVEDSAPALSNWFAEVIELRRKAAEYKKRAQGTHFSREHLVQLIAQQNQAWDNLSTARSGSSTLSALSLESGASAKLRAQESVEKQKETNLDLEKPVLTNIKQIETECPIKDVSYDYNKIKTMSEGKDGCLIQLPQKLEVNEYRLQTKNLYPDKMENKLFEKQSRKIELSEKPLLKIENTDTNNETLDNELCKGVRKSNDKMQQLKADPVVMETKFNNKLRLETKKENTNHRNVKTKSKKVEMANKIEDDVSLMAHEGSDEEQGKPDFVPEKHMDLTTKQRYKKSQSRKKAWQEMDESRDYGQDDLSLMVQEGSERRAKSRGRKKHRSRRARRREQEEASEVTPDFPSDTGRIPTPKMRSKSAGARHHLDRTTPVVGGAMLSSPPRPEKKSPVKVSRSWCTPQDVYDDEVSTVLSSDRFEPVVGQKLAKTYDVKKGPLATTPTFGLASKDTHFLRDDEVSVDKPLETVFVDSPAKVRMTGNVSSGDEKPARKSKKPTKFEAQRTIKEGYGQTYNKPMVWGIDGGMTIPRIEPDDDALSLSVRSIASSCSLASEVYERAQKRTQEFWGKDGIASR
- the LOC128160174 gene encoding nuclear protein MDM1-like isoform X6 yields the protein MQIKKLNISGKSEYDRNYKWLDSFKSKSFNPTIEQIAPPAGCESIELGTVMEPPLQRKKRCTGPPTTLSTDFNQFPDTASDDFALLGRNDKFMENVRYKAKSHHTAPAREASPPKQQRLQEKENRRKAPKPTPAPFVDTTKFRQQSKAEEQQPSTPLTPRKEKNESSSLYKEVALREKEAALRQKFSKLDREGGRKTAPSALRQSKEQYSKTIDDNRMESAVKSWVKDKNVDSMNEFAQTNLDKGIADSAPEAPADYALRYKTGVSVPRPRRHKFSEYQKSFSWKDGAKASPVLAAEQAVIASESKNKVVYNSNPALVPPQKSFVKDSEYAAQFKQYNAMPVSSDDLKAIPRAEKPRSKVKRSKSTGALRVDKRPAAGSGPLITPDNKRQTIESELQGEPQEAPSSPPIHQGKLKRPRSEYTSNFRSPTKFQYDGAWHGADPPHLQPTRSGPVEDSAPALSNWFAEVIELRRKAAEYKKRAQGTHFSREHLVQLIAQQNQAWDNLSTARSGSSTLSALSLESGASAKLRAQESVEKQKETNLDLEKPVLTNIKQIETECPIKDVSYDYNKIKTMSEGKDGCLIQLPQKLEVNEYRLQTKNLYPDKMENKLFEKQSRKIELSEKPLLKIENTDTNNETLDNELCKGVRKSNDKMQQLKADPVVMETKFNNKLRLETKKENTNHRNVKTKSKKVEMANKIEDDVSLMAHEGSDEEQGKPDFVPEKHMDLTTKQRYKKSQSRKKAWQEMDESRDYGQDDLSLMVQEGSERRAKSRGRKKHRSRRARRREQEEASEVTPDFPSDTGRIPTPKMRSKSAGARHHLDRTTPVVGGAMLSSPPRPEKKSPVKVSRSWCTPQDVYDDEVSTVLSSDRFEPVVGQKLAKTYDVKKGPLATTPTFGLASKDTHFLRDDEVSVDKPLETVFVDSPAKVRMTGNVSSGDEKPARKSKKPTKFEAQRTIKEGYGQTYNKPMVWGIDGGMTIPRIEPDDDALSLSVRSIASSCSLASEVYERAQKRTQEFWGKDGIASR